In the Pseudomonas sp. DTU_2021_1001937_2_SI_NGA_ILE_001 genome, one interval contains:
- a CDS encoding YhcB family protein yields MEHSLLVWLLPTLALVAGVVIGFLVARLLPNAAPNSTQRQLDDVQERFDTYQNEVVTHFNATASLIQKLSQQYHEVQEHLAEGANRLALDELTRQRLLAAMHPEAQHAPRERITPPHYTEAPKDYAPKAPNAPGMLDEHYGLKK; encoded by the coding sequence GTGGAACACTCGCTCTTAGTTTGGTTGTTGCCGACTCTTGCCCTGGTTGCCGGTGTCGTCATTGGTTTCCTGGTCGCGCGTCTGCTGCCCAACGCCGCTCCGAACAGCACCCAGCGTCAGCTGGATGACGTTCAGGAACGTTTCGATACCTATCAGAACGAGGTGGTCACCCACTTCAATGCCACGGCCAGCCTGATCCAGAAACTCAGCCAGCAGTATCATGAAGTTCAGGAACATCTCGCCGAAGGCGCCAACCGCCTGGCGCTGGACGAACTGACCCGCCAACGCCTGCTGGCCGCCATGCATCCCGAGGCCCAGCACGCGCCACGCGAACGCATCACCCCGCCGCACTACACCGAGGCGCCGAAAGACTACGCGCCCAAGGCACCGAATGCTCCCGGCATGCTGGATGAGCACTACGGCTTGAAGAAGTAA
- a CDS encoding alpha/beta hydrolase, giving the protein MRETPVFIDGPQGPLEALYQDLPDAKGVALICHPNPIQGGTMLNKVVSTLQRAARDAGFATLRFNYRGVGASAGTSVAGVEEIDDARAAARWLRQAQPELPMTLFGFSFGGYVAGALSGELEAAGERLRQVFLIAPAAARFKEADALAQSVPLTIIQPEADEVIEPGVVYDWSGALQRPHELLKVAECGHFFHGKLTDLKDLVMPRLLAEPV; this is encoded by the coding sequence ATGCGCGAAACCCCTGTCTTCATCGATGGCCCGCAAGGCCCGCTCGAAGCCCTCTACCAGGACCTGCCCGATGCCAAGGGCGTGGCGCTGATCTGCCATCCTAACCCGATTCAGGGCGGGACGATGCTCAACAAGGTGGTCTCCACCCTGCAGCGGGCCGCGCGCGATGCCGGTTTCGCCACCTTGCGCTTCAATTATCGCGGCGTCGGGGCCAGTGCCGGCACCTCGGTGGCCGGTGTCGAGGAGATCGACGATGCACGCGCCGCTGCCCGCTGGCTGCGCCAGGCCCAACCCGAGCTGCCCATGACGCTGTTCGGCTTCTCCTTCGGCGGCTACGTGGCCGGCGCCCTCAGTGGCGAGCTGGAAGCGGCAGGCGAGCGCCTGCGCCAGGTGTTCCTCATCGCCCCGGCCGCGGCGCGCTTCAAGGAGGCCGATGCGCTGGCGCAGAGCGTACCGCTGACCATCATTCAGCCCGAGGCCGACGAAGTCATCGAACCTGGTGTGGTGTATGACTGGTCTGGCGCATTGCAACGTCCCCATGAGCTGCTGAAAGTGGCAGAATGCGGACACTTCTTCCACGGCAAGCTCACCGATCTCAAGGACCTGGTGATGCCACGGCTGCTGGCCGAGCCCGTTTGA